The following DNA comes from Terriglobia bacterium.
CACCGTTCTGCGCGAACGCGGCCGGATCGACGGCTTGCGGTGGCTCGCCCTGGGGGATATGCGAATGCGCACGATGCACTCGCTCGGATATGCGCTGACCCAGTTCGATTGCCCGGTCACCTTCGTCGGCCCCCCCGCGAATGCGCTCTTCCCCACCTCTCCCGATATGCGAATGCCGGAGGAATACAAGGCGGATTTTCGACAGTACGGTCTGAACTTCAGCGAAGCCGAGCACGTCGAGCAAGCCATTGCGAATGCCGATGTGATTCTGGTCGAGCCGGTGATTCAGGCCGATTATTCACAGTCGCGACAGGAGGCCCCCAAGGAAAGGCCGCTCACGCCGTCGAATTTCAAGATCACCCGCGAACTGTTGGTGAGCAAGGCGAAGAGCGATATGGTGTTGCTCCACTCGCTCCCCCGCATGGACGAGATTCCGCCGGATGTGGACATCACCCGCTGGTCGCGTTACTGGCAGGAGGCATTCTACGGCGTCGTCCTGAAAATGGGGTTGTTCGCGCTCGTCCTGGGCGCTGTCGAATAATCCCCAGCTGGTTTGTTGAATAGTTGAATAGTTGCAAAGACGGGGCGCTTCCATGGCAAAGATCCAACGATTTGAAGATTTGAAGAGTTGGCGAAAGGCCCGTCAGTGGGCTCATGCAATCTACGATCTTACCGAACCAGCTCGCTTCGCCAAGGACTTCCGTTTACGGGATTAGATTCAGGCTGCGGCGGGTTCCGTGATGCATAACATCGCACCATCAAACCAAACAGGAAAGGGAAACAGCAATCATGCAGACATACTTACACGGTCGCGATCTGATCGGAGATCTTGATTTCAGCCGGGAAGAGGTTGAAACGGTGCTTGAGGTCGCCTTCGACCTGAAACGCAAACGCGCCCTGAATGAACCGCACGCACTTCTCCGCGACAAAGTGCTTGCCATGATGTTCTTTTTCTCCAGTACTCGCACGCGCGGATCGTTCGAAGCCGGGATGGCGCAACTCGGAGGGCATGGCGCCTTCATTGAATCGCGCTCGACGCAGATTGCGCACGGTGACACCCCCAAGGAAATCGGCGAGATTTTCGGCCGCTACTTCGACGGGATCGCGATTCGCCACGTCGATTGGAAGCTCGGCAACAAGTATATCAACGAGGTGGCGAAGCATTCCCGCGTCCCGGTACTGAACATGCAGTGCGACATCTACCACCCGTTCCAAATTCTGGCTGACCTGATGACGGTCATCGAGAAGAAGGGACGCGATTTGCGCCGGAGAAAGATGGTGGTCTCGTGGGCGTTTGCCTCGTCGTACCAGAAGCCGATGTCAGTCCCGCAGTCGCTCATCCTGCAAATGCCGCGTTTCGGACTGGATGTCGTTCTGGCGCATCCCCCGGAGTTCAAGCTGATGCCCGAGATCATGGACCAGGCCCGAGAGCAGGCCAGGAAGTTCGGGTCGGGATTCGAGGTCGTCGACGATATGGATGCGGCGTTCAAAGACGCTGATGTCGTGTATGCCAAGTCCTGGGGCGCCATGGTGCACACGTCGGACGAGAAGGAAGGCGCCCGGATTATCAGCAAGTACTCGTCGTGGATTACGGATGAACGGCGATTGAAGCTGGCGAAACCGGACGCGATCTACATGCACCCCCTTCCCGCCGACCGCAACATTGAAGTGACGGACGGGGT
Coding sequences within:
- a CDS encoding ornithine carbamoyltransferase, with translation MQTYLHGRDLIGDLDFSREEVETVLEVAFDLKRKRALNEPHALLRDKVLAMMFFFSSTRTRGSFEAGMAQLGGHGAFIESRSTQIAHGDTPKEIGEIFGRYFDGIAIRHVDWKLGNKYINEVAKHSRVPVLNMQCDIYHPFQILADLMTVIEKKGRDLRRRKMVVSWAFASSYQKPMSVPQSLILQMPRFGLDVVLAHPPEFKLMPEIMDQAREQARKFGSGFEVVDDMDAAFKDADVVYAKSWGAMVHTSDEKEGARIISKYSSWITDERRLKLAKPDAIYMHPLPADRNIEVTDGVMDGPNSVVYDEAENRMHVQKAAMALTMS
- a CDS encoding aspartate carbamoyltransferase, with the translated sequence MRSFIGRDILSLKEFERSEFLRIFEIAERLEPIARDRRNSDLLKNKTLVTAFYQPSTRTRLSHEAAMHRLGGHVTGFSDAKMTRAGDYYQESIKDTVKMLEFYGDVIAMRHFQKGAPQEAAKWSSVPVINGGDGWGEHPTQILTDLYTVLRERGRIDGLRWLALGDMRMRTMHSLGYALTQFDCPVTFVGPPANALFPTSPDMRMPEEYKADFRQYGLNFSEAEHVEQAIANADVILVEPVIQADYSQSRQEAPKERPLTPSNFKITRELLVSKAKSDMVLLHSLPRMDEIPPDVDITRWSRYWQEAFYGVVLKMGLFALVLGAVE